From one Sardina pilchardus chromosome 6, fSarPil1.1, whole genome shotgun sequence genomic stretch:
- the wu:fe05a04 gene encoding zinc finger protein 135, translating into MASEFTIDIQLTELGFHHIPVFNEELPKKETSQNNASCDPPNPPAPPISPPEPSESPPEPLESPPELLDSCPATSKSPPAPTKPPPSTSKSPPATSNSSPPSTSKSPPAPSKPTPSVMNSPKTIPPVTHPPIDHRLLCMVKQNIHTLPKNLPVAIMPKSLPPAIMPKSLPVAIVPQSGLWSLPSQSTHVMVANIQPQSPQCLTVINNGIVPAKDSSTESNTKKESKLSETKKESKLSDTKKNSKLSNTGKDPDLPTDVVVTKQALALGDKKDDDGKSVGTEKTAFVIRYTNDEQSSAEKTDTTQEVVPEKDGATSQNDANVSKSKEKNTAQDESDDSEVSEVEEEEEEEEDNDNEDDGLLFAPDAAGEHNCSVCHQTFINGFLLREHMHLHTGVRPYRCAECDKQFCHLANYRAHLRTHAQAVAIRCRVCQASFETEERLQQHLECTHFEKEFYQCDYCKRIFTCMNDCLLHVQKHKSELVQPQCAKCGRRFRHEKHLRRHTLKHACQRSYVCSDCGQSFRKKIALLRHSFSHLGMLPYTCTHCRTHFRLASVYRKHKCKPETIQCVACLSTFDSHRDFEEHKRATGCWGYQGAQGRTLLQQQQKQRDEIRCMECGQTFATADELKKHAGSHQRVLKCAECGMGFRSSLMLMSHMGGHAGQRPCLCQKCGLGFPHQQGYDLHLKDCGVMPPPKVSYFLLLFLINVEVDLRDEHRDEGEGEGEPHECVTCGKIIEDGDLIEHYMEHAVQGDQDLAKSPTLPPSPSGSLLSSSSASYSPSASGFSSPNRTPPASPPSKRLRSSVK; encoded by the exons ATGGCATCTGAATTTACCATAGACATCCAGCTCACAGAGTTGGGTTTCCATCATATTCCTGTATTCAATGAGGAGTTACCCAAAAAAGAGACATCACAAAACAATGCTTCCTGCGATCCACCAAATCCCCCAGCACCTCCAATATCACCTCCCGAACCTTCAGAATCACCTCCCGAACCTTTGGAATCACCTCCAGAACTGTTAGACTCATGTCCAGCAACTTCAAAATCACCTCCAGCACCAACTAAACCACCTCCATCAACTTCAAAATCACCTCCAGCAACTTCTAATTCAAGTCCTCCATCAACTTCAAAATCACCTCCAGCACCTTCTAAACCAACTCCTTCAGTGATGAATTCTCCTAAAACAATTCCTCCTGTAACACATCCTCCTATTGACCACCGTCTGCTTTGCATGGTTAAGCAGAATATACATACTCTTCCCAAGAATTTGCCTGTGGCCATAATGCCCAAGAGTTTGCCTCCGGCCATAATGCCCAAGAGTTTGCCTGTAGCCATAGTGCCCCAAAGTGGCCTGTGGTCACTGCCTTCTCAATCTACCCATGTCATGGTGGCGAATATTCAGCCTCAGTCTCCCCAATGTTTAACAGTAATCAACAATGGCATAGTTCCTGCAAAAGACAGTTCTACTGAGTCAAACACTAAAAAGGAGTCTAAGCTGTCAGAGACTAAAAAGGAGTCTAAGCTGTCAGACACTAAAAAGAATTCTAAGCTGTCAAACACTGGAAAGGATCCGGATCTTCCAACCGATGTTGTAGTCACAAAACAAGCATTGGCTCTGGGAGACAAAAAGGATGATGATGGCAAATCAGTAGGCACTGAAAAGACAGCCTTTGTGATTCGCTATACGAATGATGAGCAAAGCAGTGCAGAAAAGACCGACACTACACAGGAGGTTGTGCCTGAGAAAGATGGGGCTACATCCCAGAATGATGCAAATGTCAGTAAGAGTAAGGAAAAAAACACTGCTCAGGATGAGAGTGATGACAGTGAGGTGtctgaggtggaggaggaagaggaggaggaagaggataatGACAATGAGGATGATGGCCTGTTATTTGCTCcag ATGCGGCAGGAGAACACAACTGCAGCGTGTGTCATCAGACCTTCATCAACGGCTTCCTCCTCCGCGAACACATGCACCTTCACACGGGCGTGCGTCCCTACCGCTGCGCCGAGTGCGACAAGCAGTTTTGCCACCTGGCCAACTACCGCGCTCACCTGCGCACCCACGCCCAAGCCGTGGCCATCCGCTGCCGCGTGTGCCAGGCCAGCTTCGAGACGGAGGAGAGGCTTCAGCAGCACCTGGAGTGCACGCACTTCGAGAAGGAGTTCTACCAGTGCGACTACTGCAAGCGCATCTTCACGTGCATGAACGACTGCCTGCTGCACGTGCAGAAGCACAAGAGCGAGCTGGTGCAGCCGCAGTGCGCCAAGTGCGGCCGCCGCTTCCGGCACGAGAAGCACCTGCGGCGCCACACGCTGAAGCACGCGTGCCAGCGCTCCTACGTCTGCTCGGACTGCGGCCAGAGCTTCCGCAAGAAGATCGCGCTGCTGCGCCACAGCTTCTCGCACCTGGGCATGCTGCCGTACACGTGCACGCACTGCAGGACCCACTTCCGGCTGGCCAGCGTCTACCGCAAGCACAAGTGCAAGCCCGAGACCATCCAGTGCGTGGCGTGCCTGTCCACGTTCGACAGCCACAGGGACTTCGAGGAGCACAAGCGGGCGACCGGCTGCTGGGGCTACCAGGGGGCCCAGGGCCGCAcgctcctgcagcagcagcagaagcaacgCGACGAGATCCGCTGCATGGAGTGCGGCCAGACGTTCGCCACGGCCGACGAGCTGAAGAAGCACGCCGGCTCCCACCAGAGGGTGCTCAAGTGCGCCGAGTGCGGGATGGGCTTCCGCTCCTCGCTGATGCTCATGTCGCACATGGGCGGCCACGCGGGTCAGCGGCCTTGTCTCTGTCAGAAGTGCGGCCTGGGGTTTCCGCACCAACAAGGCTACGACCTCCACCTCAAGGACTGTGGGGTCATGCCGCCTCCAAAGGTGAGCTACTTTTTACTGCTGTTTCTGATCAATG TGGAAGTGGACCTCAGGGATGAACACAgagatgagggggagggggagggggaaccgCACGAGTGTGTGACCTGTGGCAAGATCATTGAGGACGGTGACCTGATTGAGCACTACATGGAGCACGCAGTGCAAGGTGACCAAGACCTGGCCAAAAGCCCCACTcttcccccatccccctctGGGTCTCTGTTGTCGTCATCCTCCGCCTCTTACTCACCCTCCGCTTCAGGGTTCTCGTCCCCCAACCGAACCCCTCCAGCCAGTCCGCCCAGTAAGAGATTACGGTCCAGTGTTAAATAG